A genomic region of Pseudomonas migulae contains the following coding sequences:
- a CDS encoding DUF58 domain-containing protein — MKPSRLLLIWLALLLAIGIVLGTLRALDIAVPSTLLSINWGLLLALLALAILDAIRLKRQPSPRITRQMPGSLALGRWSEVQLEVEHDFPQPLTVRIFDHVPDGLSFDNLPLSVELQPDRHTRIGYRLRPLKRGHFTFEHCEINLPSPMGLWSDKRLPNVPDQTRVYPDFARLYGGQLLAVDNWLSQLGVRQQQRRGLGLEFHQLREFREGDSLRQIDWKATARQRTPIAREYQDERDQQIIFMLDCGRRMRTQDGELAHFDHALNACLLLSYIALRQGDAVGLSTFAVEQPRYLAPVKGAGQLNVLLNTVYDLTSTQRSADYQAAATQLLARQKRRALVVLVTNLRDEDDEELLTAVKRLSKQHRVLVTSLREDVLDSLRQSTVQTLSEALVYCGTVDFLNARAELHERLNAHGVPVLDASTHELGAALVTRYLEWKKAGVF, encoded by the coding sequence GTGAAACCCTCGCGCCTGCTGCTGATCTGGTTGGCACTGCTGCTGGCCATTGGCATCGTGCTCGGCACATTGCGGGCGCTGGACATCGCCGTTCCATCAACGCTGTTGTCGATCAACTGGGGCTTGCTGCTGGCGTTACTGGCGCTGGCGATACTCGATGCTATCCGCCTTAAACGCCAGCCCTCACCCCGGATAACCAGACAAATGCCCGGCAGCCTGGCGCTCGGCCGCTGGAGCGAAGTGCAACTGGAGGTCGAGCATGACTTCCCCCAGCCGCTGACTGTGCGGATTTTCGACCACGTACCCGACGGCCTGAGTTTCGATAACCTTCCCCTGTCCGTCGAGCTTCAACCGGACCGGCACACCCGGATCGGCTATCGCCTGCGTCCACTCAAGCGCGGTCACTTCACCTTCGAACACTGCGAAATCAACCTGCCGAGCCCAATGGGCCTGTGGTCGGACAAACGCCTGCCAAATGTGCCCGATCAAACCCGCGTGTACCCCGATTTCGCCCGCCTCTATGGCGGCCAACTGTTGGCCGTGGACAACTGGCTCAGCCAGCTCGGCGTGCGCCAGCAGCAACGACGCGGCCTGGGCCTGGAGTTTCATCAACTGCGTGAGTTTCGCGAAGGCGACAGCCTGCGCCAGATAGACTGGAAGGCCACCGCCCGCCAGCGCACGCCGATCGCGCGGGAGTACCAGGATGAACGCGACCAGCAAATCATCTTCATGCTCGACTGCGGGCGGCGCATGCGTACCCAGGACGGAGAACTGGCGCATTTCGATCACGCGCTCAATGCCTGTCTGTTACTGAGCTACATCGCCCTGCGCCAGGGTGATGCGGTGGGGCTCAGCACCTTTGCGGTCGAGCAACCGCGCTATCTCGCCCCCGTGAAAGGTGCCGGGCAACTTAACGTATTGCTCAACACCGTCTATGACCTGACCAGCACCCAGCGCAGCGCCGACTATCAAGCCGCGGCGACTCAACTGCTGGCCCGGCAAAAGCGTCGCGCGCTGGTGGTGCTGGTGACCAACCTGCGGGACGAAGACGATGAGGAACTGCTGACTGCCGTCAAACGCCTGAGCAAGCAGCATCGGGTATTGGTCACGAGCCTGCGCGAGGACGTACTCGACAGCCTGCGTCAGTCAACCGTGCAAACCTTGTCCGAAGCGCTGGTCTATTGCGGGACGGTGGACTTCTTGAATGCACGGGCCGAACTTCATGAACGGCTCAATGCCCATGGCGTACCGGTGCTGGATGCAAGCACTCATGAACTGGGCGCCGCGCTGGTGACGCGGTATCTGGAATGGAAGAAGGCCGGGGTGTTTTAG
- a CDS encoding tetratricopeptide repeat protein, with protein MRFVLIAILALSVVGCTRFSMNHHLNNAYKAYDRGNCEQVTLELSKVERASRARSYVWPEVSMLRGLCLERQKLFVDAAQTYQFIMASYPQSEYAYRARARLETLQSLGHYPLRSSAAVVRPTRF; from the coding sequence ATGCGATTCGTGCTCATAGCCATCCTTGCCCTCAGTGTTGTGGGCTGCACCCGTTTTTCGATGAACCATCATTTGAATAATGCCTACAAGGCTTACGACCGTGGCAATTGCGAGCAAGTGACGCTTGAACTGTCCAAAGTCGAACGCGCCAGCCGTGCACGGTCTTATGTGTGGCCGGAAGTGTCGATGCTGCGCGGATTGTGCCTGGAGCGGCAAAAACTGTTTGTCGATGCGGCGCAGACCTACCAGTTCATCATGGCCTCGTACCCGCAAAGCGAGTACGCCTACCGCGCCCGCGCCCGCCTGGAAACCTTGCAGTCGCTGGGTCATTACCCACTGCGCAGCTCGGCCGCCGTGGTTCGTCCGACCCGGTTCTGA
- the pyk gene encoding pyruvate kinase: protein MSVRRTKIVATLGPASNSPEVLEQLILAGLDVARLNFSHGTPDEHKARAKLVRDLAAKHGRFVALLGDLQGPKIRIAKFANKKIELKIGDQFTFSTSHPLTEGNQQVVGIDYPDLVKDCGVGDELLLDDGRVVMRVDTATATELNCTVTIGGPLSDHKGINRRGGGLTAPALTEKDKADIKLAAEMQVDYLAVSFPRDAADMNYARQLRDEAGGTAWLVAKIERAEAVADDETLDGLIQASDAVMVARGDLGVEIGDAELVGIQKKIILHARRHNKAVIVATQMMESMIQNPMPTRAEVSDVANAVLDYTDAVMLSAESAAGLYPLEAVQAMARICVGAEKHPTGKTSSHRIGKEFTRCDESIALATMYTANHFPGVKAIIALTESGYTPLIMSRIRSSVPIYAYSPHRETQARAAMFRGVYTIPFDPASLEPHEVSQKAIDELVKRGVVEKGDWVILTKGDSYHTTGGTNGMKILHVGDPQV from the coding sequence ATGTCCGTCCGTCGTACCAAAATCGTCGCTACCCTTGGCCCGGCCAGTAACTCGCCGGAAGTTCTCGAACAGCTGATTCTGGCTGGCCTGGACGTCGCCCGCCTGAACTTCTCCCACGGCACCCCCGACGAGCACAAGGCTCGCGCGAAGCTGGTGCGTGACCTCGCTGCCAAGCACGGCCGCTTCGTTGCCCTGCTGGGTGACCTGCAAGGCCCGAAAATCCGTATCGCCAAATTCGCCAACAAGAAGATCGAGCTGAAGATCGGTGATCAATTCACCTTCTCCACCAGCCATCCCCTGACCGAAGGCAACCAGCAAGTGGTCGGCATCGACTACCCGGACCTGGTCAAGGACTGCGGCGTGGGCGACGAGCTGCTGCTCGACGACGGCCGCGTGGTGATGCGCGTCGATACCGCCACCGCCACCGAACTGAATTGCACCGTGACCATCGGCGGCCCGCTGTCGGACCACAAAGGCATCAACCGTCGCGGCGGTGGCCTGACTGCTCCGGCCCTGACCGAGAAAGACAAGGCCGACATCAAGCTCGCCGCAGAAATGCAGGTCGACTACCTGGCCGTGTCCTTCCCGCGTGATGCGGCCGACATGAACTACGCCCGTCAACTGCGCGACGAGGCCGGCGGCACTGCCTGGCTGGTGGCGAAGATCGAACGCGCCGAAGCCGTGGCCGACGACGAAACCCTCGATGGCCTGATCCAGGCTTCCGACGCGGTGATGGTTGCCCGTGGCGACCTGGGTGTGGAAATCGGCGACGCCGAGCTGGTGGGCATTCAGAAGAAGATCATTCTGCACGCACGCCGCCACAACAAGGCGGTGATCGTGGCGACCCAGATGATGGAGTCGATGATCCAGAACCCGATGCCGACCCGCGCCGAAGTGTCCGACGTGGCCAACGCCGTGCTCGACTACACCGACGCCGTGATGCTGTCCGCCGAATCCGCTGCCGGCCTGTATCCGCTGGAAGCCGTGCAAGCGATGGCGCGCATCTGCGTCGGCGCTGAAAAGCACCCGACCGGCAAGACCTCCAGCCACCGCATCGGCAAGGAATTCACCCGCTGCGACGAGAGCATTGCGCTGGCGACCATGTACACCGCCAACCACTTCCCGGGCGTGAAAGCGATCATCGCATTGACCGAAAGCGGCTACACCCCGCTGATCATGTCGCGCATCCGTTCTTCGGTGCCGATCTATGCGTATTCGCCGCACCGCGAAACCCAGGCGCGCGCAGCGATGTTCCGCGGCGTGTACACCATTCCGTTCGACCCGGCCTCGCTGGAGCCGCACGAAGTCAGCCAGAAGGCGATCGACGAGCTGGTCAAGCGCGGCGTCGTCGAGAAAGGCGACTGGGTCATCCTGACCAAGGGCGACAGCTACCACACCACCGGCGGCACCAACGGGATGAAAATCCTGCACGTTGGCGATCCGCAGGTCTGA
- a CDS encoding PilZ domain-containing protein: MFTDRRIERHQLPYFLKVFNSVTDKPIGFLGNVSEDGLMLISQLPMMIGADFDLRLKIPMADGCQQVIDLKACCLWCHEDATPHHYDAGFSLQRAPPEYGQLVEALKQYFSFQPLPASA, encoded by the coding sequence ATGTTCACTGACCGCCGGATCGAGCGGCATCAACTGCCGTATTTTCTGAAAGTGTTCAACAGCGTCACCGACAAACCGATTGGCTTTCTGGGCAATGTCTCTGAAGACGGACTGATGCTGATTAGTCAGTTGCCAATGATGATCGGCGCCGATTTCGATTTGCGCCTGAAAATCCCCATGGCCGATGGTTGTCAGCAGGTGATCGACCTCAAGGCCTGTTGCCTGTGGTGCCATGAAGACGCAACCCCCCACCATTACGACGCCGGGTTCAGCCTGCAACGGGCACCGCCGGAGTACGGGCAATTGGTGGAGGCATTGAAGCAGTACTTCAGTTTTCAGCCGTTGCCGGCGTCTGCCTGA